Proteins encoded in a region of the Salipiger sp. CCB-MM3 genome:
- a CDS encoding glutamine synthetase family protein: MTDPKTWLRKNPQVRTIRVAACDLNGQPRGKRVPSRFAHKVVEDGTRFPFSALNLDIWGEDIDDSPLVFESGDRDGVLKPTERGFVPMPWLEAPTALLPIWMFHEGGKPYEGDPRHALAQVVRRYKKHGLTPVVALEMEFFLIDDSTRKLQVPVSPRSGKRRKAAEVLSIRALDAFDIFFTDLYDACEDMDIPADTAISEAGLGQFEINMMHQDDALRAADDAWLFKMLLKGLARRHGFAASFMAKPYEDYAGSGMHMHFSVLDEDGNNIFDDGGPKGTDVLRHAIGGCVNAMSDSTLIFAPHLNSYDRLIPENHAPCGISWAYENRTAAIRVPSGSPAARRIEHRVAGGDVNPYLLMATILGAALAGIEDEMEPPAPITGNAYAQDLPTIPTDWESAMDAFEASPIMPRILPPELIRNLLLTKRQEQLYMAELSPQEQVEIYLDTV, encoded by the coding sequence ATGACAGACCCGAAAACCTGGCTCCGCAAGAACCCCCAGGTCCGCACCATCCGCGTCGCCGCCTGCGATCTCAACGGCCAGCCACGCGGCAAGCGCGTGCCCTCCCGTTTCGCCCATAAGGTCGTCGAGGATGGCACCCGCTTCCCCTTCTCGGCCCTCAACCTCGACATTTGGGGCGAGGACATCGACGACAGCCCGCTGGTGTTTGAAAGCGGCGACCGCGATGGCGTACTCAAGCCCACTGAGCGTGGCTTTGTGCCGATGCCGTGGCTCGAGGCCCCCACCGCGCTTTTGCCGATCTGGATGTTCCACGAGGGCGGCAAACCCTATGAGGGCGATCCGCGCCACGCGCTGGCGCAGGTGGTCCGCCGCTACAAGAAACACGGGCTGACCCCCGTGGTGGCGCTGGAGATGGAGTTCTTCCTGATCGACGACAGCACCCGCAAGCTGCAGGTGCCGGTCTCGCCCCGCTCGGGCAAGCGCCGCAAAGCCGCCGAGGTGCTCTCGATCCGCGCGCTCGACGCGTTCGACATCTTCTTCACCGATCTCTACGACGCCTGCGAGGACATGGACATCCCCGCCGACACCGCCATCTCCGAGGCGGGTCTGGGTCAGTTCGAGATCAATATGATGCATCAGGACGATGCGCTGCGCGCCGCCGACGATGCGTGGCTGTTCAAGATGCTGCTGAAGGGGCTGGCGCGCCGCCACGGCTTTGCCGCCTCCTTCATGGCCAAACCCTACGAGGATTACGCCGGCTCGGGGATGCATATGCATTTCTCGGTGCTCGACGAGGACGGCAACAACATCTTCGACGACGGTGGCCCCAAAGGCACCGACGTGCTGCGCCACGCCATTGGCGGCTGCGTCAACGCCATGAGCGACAGCACGCTGATCTTTGCGCCGCATCTCAACTCCTACGACCGGCTGATCCCCGAGAACCACGCGCCCTGCGGCATCTCTTGGGCCTATGAGAACCGCACCGCGGCGATCCGCGTGCCCTCGGGCAGCCCGGCGGCGCGGCGCATCGAGCATCGCGTGGCGGGCGGCGACGTGAACCCCTATCTGCTGATGGCCACCATCCTCGGCGCGGCGCTGGCCGGGATCGAGGACGAGATGGAGCCGCCCGCACCGATTACCGGCAACGCCTACGCGCAGGACCTGCCGACGATCCCCACCGACTGGGAATCGGCGATGGACGCCTTCGAGGCCAGCCCAATCATGCCGCGCATCCTGCCGCCCGAACTGATCCGCAACCTGCTGCTGACCAAACGGCAAGAGCAGCTCTACATGGCCGAACTCTCGCCGCAGGAGCAGGTAGAAATCTATCTCGATACGGTCTGA
- a CDS encoding ABC transporter permease gives MSCWETIADYGLRSIGIGERLLPRDNFTLCQQFTLIGSGMLWNIYFGIVSLITGFCLATALAMGKASKITPLRKLAEWVIFVFRGSPLFIQFFFAYFLFLSLKSVSPVFDPLTSAWLGAAIVLFFNTAAYSGEIFYGALLSVPKGDVEAADAYGFSGLPRFRRIVWPTMLRLAWPAYTNEAIFLFHATTLVFFSGFPAWQQRGDALYYANYFADKTFNPFIPYPILAGYFILLTLCVVGVFGLINKRLNRHLPKERRQKMRMRPRLLLR, from the coding sequence ATGAGCTGCTGGGAAACCATCGCGGACTACGGGCTGCGCTCGATCGGCATCGGCGAGCGGCTGCTGCCGCGCGACAATTTCACCCTGTGCCAGCAGTTCACACTGATCGGCTCGGGCATGCTGTGGAACATCTACTTCGGCATCGTCAGCCTGATCACCGGTTTCTGCCTCGCCACGGCGCTGGCCATGGGCAAGGCATCGAAGATCACCCCGCTGCGCAAGCTGGCGGAATGGGTGATCTTCGTGTTCCGCGGCTCGCCGCTCTTCATCCAGTTCTTCTTTGCCTACTTCCTGTTCCTCAGCCTCAAGAGCGTCTCGCCGGTCTTCGATCCGCTGACCTCGGCGTGGCTGGGCGCGGCGATCGTGCTGTTCTTCAACACCGCCGCCTATTCGGGCGAGATCTTCTACGGCGCGCTGCTTTCGGTGCCCAAGGGCGATGTGGAGGCGGCTGACGCCTACGGTTTCTCGGGGCTCCCGCGCTTCCGCCGCATCGTCTGGCCGACCATGCTGCGCCTCGCGTGGCCCGCCTACACCAACGAGGCGATCTTCCTCTTCCACGCCACCACGCTGGTGTTCTTCTCGGGCTTTCCGGCGTGGCAGCAGCGGGGCGACGCGCTCTATTACGCGAATTACTTCGCCGACAAGACCTTCAACCCGTTCATCCCCTACCCGATCCTTGCGGGCTATTTCATCCTGCTGACACTCTGCGTGGTCGGCGTCTTCGGGCTGATCAACAAGCGGCTGAACCGGCATCTGCCCAAAGAGCGTCGCCAGAAGATGCGGATGCGTCCGCGGCTCTTGCTGCGCTGA
- a CDS encoding ABC transporter permease yields the protein MFSWCTDPDAISGLSWLSCYLTTGKHMSIYVSVGTVLLLLAITAPVALAFGFGGAMAARSPFPPLSWLGKGYIAIVRGVPDIAFFLFFVIALDQFFEWIRHEVKCPDWDQPIRQGNDFVVCAEAKLPLSTAAQWVHETYGFSLAVLTFAIVFGAFAGNVLFGAMRAVPHAQLETAEAYGMTRRQTFWRILVPQMWVYALPGLSNLWMVLIKATPLLFLLGVEDIVYWARELGGSKTARFTDYPHPDWRVWYFAALLVFYLVFTRVSEIVLDRIMKRLTHGQATMGGEAQRKAS from the coding sequence ATGTTCTCTTGGTGTACCGACCCCGACGCGATCTCTGGCCTGAGCTGGCTGAGCTGCTACCTGACCACGGGCAAGCACATGTCGATCTATGTCTCGGTCGGCACCGTGCTGCTGCTGCTGGCGATCACCGCGCCGGTGGCGCTGGCCTTCGGTTTCGGCGGCGCCATGGCGGCCCGCTCCCCCTTCCCGCCGCTGTCGTGGCTGGGCAAGGGCTATATCGCCATCGTGCGCGGCGTGCCGGACATCGCCTTTTTCCTGTTCTTTGTCATCGCCCTAGACCAGTTCTTCGAGTGGATCCGCCACGAAGTGAAATGCCCCGACTGGGATCAGCCGATCCGGCAGGGCAATGACTTCGTGGTCTGCGCCGAGGCCAAGCTGCCGCTGTCGACCGCGGCACAATGGGTGCATGAGACCTATGGCTTCTCGCTGGCGGTGCTGACCTTCGCCATCGTCTTCGGGGCTTTCGCGGGCAATGTGCTCTTTGGCGCCATGCGCGCCGTGCCACACGCCCAGCTCGAGACCGCCGAGGCCTATGGCATGACCCGGCGCCAGACCTTCTGGCGCATCCTCGTGCCGCAGATGTGGGTCTATGCGCTGCCCGGCCTGTCGAACCTGTGGATGGTGCTGATCAAGGCGACGCCGCTGCTGTTCCTGCTGGGGGTCGAGGACATCGTCTATTGGGCGCGCGAACTCGGCGGCTCGAAGACCGCGCGCTTCACCGACTATCCGCACCCCGACTGGCGGGTGTGGTATTTCGCGGCGCTGCTGGTCTTCTATCTGGTCTTCACCCGCGTGTCGGAGATCGTCCTTGACCGCATCATGAAGCGCCTCACCCACGGTCAGGCGACCATGGGCGGCGAAGCGCAGAGGAAGGCCTCATGA
- a CDS encoding transporter substrate-binding domain-containing protein, with protein MKSILLGTAALAMTASVALAQDVVRMGTEGAYPPYNFINDSGEVDGFERELGDELCTRAEVTCEWVTNDWDSIIPNLVSGNYDTIMAGMSITPERAEVIAFTQNYTQPDPSAYLVLSGMEDVDLKGAVIAAQTGTIQAAFVAEMGATLVEYATPDETVAAVRSGEADAVLADKSYLAPVADESDDVVLLEQEELIGGGVGMGLRQSDAELKEKFDAAIQSMKDDGSLNELLVKWEIGAPF; from the coding sequence ATGAAATCCATCCTTCTCGGCACCGCCGCGCTGGCGATGACCGCCAGCGTCGCGCTGGCACAGGACGTGGTGCGCATGGGCACCGAGGGCGCCTACCCTCCGTACAACTTCATCAACGACAGCGGTGAAGTGGACGGCTTCGAGCGCGAACTGGGCGACGAGCTCTGCACCCGCGCCGAAGTGACCTGCGAGTGGGTGACCAACGATTGGGATTCGATCATCCCCAACCTCGTGTCGGGCAACTACGACACGATCATGGCTGGCATGTCGATCACCCCCGAGCGGGCCGAAGTCATCGCCTTCACCCAGAACTACACCCAGCCAGACCCTTCGGCCTACCTCGTGCTTTCGGGCATGGAAGACGTCGATCTGAAGGGCGCGGTGATCGCCGCGCAGACCGGCACCATTCAGGCCGCCTTCGTCGCTGAAATGGGCGCAACCCTCGTGGAATACGCCACCCCGGACGAGACCGTCGCCGCCGTGCGCAGCGGCGAAGCCGACGCGGTTCTGGCCGACAAGAGCTATCTCGCGCCGGTCGCCGACGAGAGCGACGACGTGGTGCTGCTCGAACAGGAAGAGCTGATCGGTGGCGGCGTCGGCATGGGCCTGCGCCAGAGCGACGCCGAGCTGAAAGAGAAGTTCGACGCGGCGATCCAGTCCATGAAGGACGATGGCTCGCTCAACGAGCTGCTCGTGAAATGGGAAATCGGCGCTCCGTTCTGA
- a CDS encoding ABC transporter ATP-binding protein — translation MTDPAPANAPANAKTLDPVIEIRDLHKAYGELEVLKGVSITAKRGDVVSLIGSSGSGKSTLLRCCNLLEDSQQGEILFKGEPVRWHGSGHNRRPADPKQVLRMRTNLSMVFQQFNLWAHMTILQNVMEAPLTVLGRPRAEVEAAARRYLDKVGIGDKADVFPAQLSGGQQQRAAIARGLCMEPEALLFDEPTSALDPELEQEVVKVIKDLAAEGRTMIIVTHDMKMAHDVSDHVVFLHKGRIEEEGAPAELFGAPKSERLQGFLRSTSHV, via the coding sequence TTGACCGATCCCGCTCCTGCCAACGCCCCAGCCAACGCAAAGACCCTCGATCCCGTCATCGAGATCCGCGATCTGCACAAGGCCTATGGCGAGCTTGAAGTCCTCAAGGGCGTCAGCATCACCGCCAAGCGCGGCGACGTCGTCTCGCTGATCGGATCTTCGGGCTCGGGCAAATCCACTCTGCTGCGCTGCTGCAACCTGCTTGAAGACAGCCAGCAAGGCGAGATCCTGTTCAAGGGCGAGCCGGTGCGCTGGCACGGCTCCGGGCACAATCGCCGCCCGGCGGACCCCAAGCAGGTGCTGCGCATGCGCACCAATCTTTCCATGGTGTTCCAGCAGTTCAATCTCTGGGCCCATATGACCATCCTGCAGAACGTGATGGAAGCGCCGCTCACCGTGCTCGGCCGTCCGCGCGCCGAGGTCGAGGCCGCCGCGCGGCGCTATCTCGACAAGGTCGGCATCGGCGACAAGGCCGACGTCTTCCCGGCGCAGCTTTCCGGCGGCCAACAACAGCGCGCGGCGATCGCGCGCGGGCTATGCATGGAGCCCGAGGCGCTGCTCTTTGACGAGCCGACCTCGGCGCTCGATCCCGAGCTGGAGCAGGAAGTGGTCAAGGTGATCAAGGATCTGGCCGCCGAAGGCCGCACCATGATCATCGTCACCCACGACATGAAGATGGCCCATGACGTGAGCGATCACGTGGTGTTCCTGCACAAGGGGCGCATCGAGGAAGAAGGCGCCCCGGCCGAGCTGTTCGGCGCGCCGAAATCGGAACGACTGCAGGGCTTCCTGCGGTCGACCAGCCATGTCTGA
- a CDS encoding tellurite resistance TerB family protein: MFADFLKRLVDPGPELLPDADARLALCALLVRVARADETYDQSEQDRIDRIAATRYGLSPFEASKLRREAEALEAEAPDTVRFTRAIKDAVAYEDRIAVIEALWQVALADGSRDDEEDALLRLVSNLLGINDRDSALARQRVEAAG, translated from the coding sequence ATGTTTGCGGATTTCCTGAAACGGCTGGTCGATCCCGGCCCCGAGCTCCTGCCCGACGCCGATGCGCGGCTGGCGCTCTGCGCTTTGCTCGTGCGTGTGGCACGGGCCGATGAAACCTACGACCAGTCCGAACAGGACCGGATCGACCGCATCGCCGCGACGCGCTATGGCCTGTCGCCCTTCGAGGCCAGCAAGCTGCGCCGCGAGGCCGAGGCGCTGGAGGCCGAGGCCCCCGATACCGTGCGTTTCACCCGCGCGATCAAGGACGCCGTAGCCTATGAGGATCGCATCGCGGTGATCGAGGCCTTGTGGCAGGTGGCGCTGGCCGACGGCAGCCGCGACGACGAGGAAGACGCGCTGCTGCGGCTGGTGTCGAACCTGCTCGGCATCAACGACAGAGATTCGGCGCTGGCCCGGCAAAGGGTCGAAGCCGCGGGCTGA
- a CDS encoding 23S rRNA (adenine(2030)-N(6))-methyltransferase RlmJ, with the protein MLSYQHAFHAGNLADLQKHALLAELLSYLTKKDKPLTYIETHAGRGLYDLTSDEAVKTGEAAQGIGAHAGIFGQDHPYLAALDAVRREHGPNAYPGSPLIASKLLRPNDKIHLAELHPQEHQALTLALRAPNVTLHRQDGFALAHSLCPPEPRRGVLLVDPPYELKQDYVEIPKFFRQINKKWNVGVLALWYPILSSAAHVPMLAALTEDFPDALCHEIRFPPVRENHRMIGSGMFVVNPPWGLSEAASALTDRLRRAKAAR; encoded by the coding sequence ATGCTTTCCTACCAACACGCCTTCCACGCCGGGAACCTCGCCGATCTGCAAAAGCACGCGCTGCTTGCAGAGCTGCTGTCCTACCTCACGAAGAAGGACAAACCGCTCACCTATATCGAGACGCATGCCGGTCGCGGGCTCTATGATCTGACCTCCGACGAGGCGGTAAAAACCGGCGAGGCGGCGCAGGGCATCGGCGCCCATGCGGGCATCTTCGGGCAGGATCATCCCTATCTCGCCGCGCTGGATGCGGTGCGCCGCGAACATGGGCCGAACGCCTATCCGGGCTCGCCGCTCATCGCCTCCAAGCTGCTGCGCCCGAACGATAAAATCCACCTCGCCGAGCTTCACCCGCAAGAGCATCAGGCGCTGACGCTGGCACTGCGCGCGCCCAATGTGACGCTGCACCGGCAGGATGGATTCGCCCTCGCCCACAGCCTCTGCCCGCCAGAGCCCCGGCGCGGCGTGCTGCTCGTCGATCCGCCCTATGAGCTCAAGCAGGACTACGTCGAGATCCCGAAATTCTTTCGCCAGATCAACAAGAAGTGGAACGTCGGCGTGCTTGCGCTCTGGTATCCGATCCTCAGTTCCGCCGCGCATGTGCCGATGCTGGCGGCGCTGACCGAGGATTTCCCCGACGCGCTCTGCCACGAGATCCGCTTTCCCCCCGTGCGCGAAAATCATCGGATGATCGGCTCGGGCATGTTCGTGGTGAACCCGCCGTGGGGTCTGTCCGAGGCGGCAAGCGCCCTCACCGATCGGCTGCGCCGTGCCAAGGCCGCGCGCTGA
- a CDS encoding acyltransferase family protein, translating into MTIEDFMTAAEGRPSGFDYMRLLLSVLVLAIHSVQIAYGQQFYMEVIWSHFPSDGLAMTVLPMFFALSGFLVAGSLYRCRTLFSFMGLRFIRIYPALAVEVVLSAVVLGPLVTSLAWPEYFAAEEFARYLLNATGHVSNESMYLPGVFAGNPQEGLANGQLWTVPYELYCYIGLGLLTLLGARRDRRVLLLGLLAFLTLSVVKMGLNTGWHFDPWVGTVTGRALVLAFVCGVCLHAWREVIAVRFGFVLAGAVIAVIAFSLSGLGQYVGIFAISYVTVGLGLMNAPRLGVLKRADLSYGIFLYHFIIEQLVAYLLPGLREWYWITLVSLPVTALVAHLSWVLIERPALRLRRHVFALEGWAVGAMPALAGRGALR; encoded by the coding sequence GTGACAATCGAGGACTTCATGACGGCGGCCGAGGGCCGCCCGAGCGGCTTTGACTATATGCGACTGCTGCTCTCGGTTCTGGTTCTGGCAATTCACAGCGTGCAGATCGCCTATGGGCAGCAATTCTACATGGAGGTGATCTGGAGCCATTTCCCCAGCGACGGGCTGGCGATGACCGTGCTGCCGATGTTCTTTGCCCTGTCGGGCTTTCTGGTGGCGGGCAGCCTTTATCGCTGCCGCACGCTGTTTTCCTTCATGGGGCTGAGGTTCATCCGCATCTATCCGGCGCTGGCGGTGGAAGTGGTGCTGTCGGCGGTGGTGCTGGGGCCGCTGGTGACCTCGCTGGCGTGGCCCGAGTATTTCGCCGCCGAGGAGTTTGCCCGCTATCTGCTCAACGCCACTGGCCATGTGAGCAACGAGTCGATGTATCTGCCGGGGGTCTTCGCGGGCAACCCGCAGGAAGGCTTGGCGAACGGCCAGCTGTGGACCGTGCCCTATGAGCTTTATTGCTACATCGGCCTTGGCCTTCTGACGCTGCTTGGCGCGCGGCGCGACCGGCGCGTGCTGCTGCTGGGTCTGCTGGCCTTCCTGACGCTGTCGGTGGTGAAGATGGGGCTGAACACCGGCTGGCATTTCGACCCTTGGGTCGGCACGGTCACCGGACGGGCGCTGGTGCTGGCCTTCGTCTGCGGTGTCTGCCTGCATGCGTGGCGCGAGGTGATCGCCGTGCGGTTTGGATTCGTGCTGGCAGGCGCGGTGATCGCGGTGATCGCGTTCAGCCTCAGCGGGCTGGGCCAATACGTGGGGATTTTCGCGATCTCTTACGTGACGGTGGGGCTGGGGTTGATGAATGCGCCGCGGCTTGGCGTGCTGAAGCGGGCCGATCTCAGCTATGGCATCTTTCTTTATCACTTCATCATCGAGCAGCTGGTGGCCTATCTGCTGCCCGGTCTGCGCGAATGGTATTGGATCACGCTGGTGTCGCTGCCGGTGACGGCGCTGGTGGCGCATCTGTCGTGGGTGCTGATCGAGCGCCCGGCGCTGCGGCTGCGGCGGCATGTCTTTGCGCTGGAAGGCTGGGCGGTGGGCGCGATGCCCGCGCTGGCCGGGCGCGGCGCGCTGCGGTGA